The DNA segment ATTATTGATGCTTTAGATTTATCTATGAGAGAATAAGACTATGGAAAGTTTCTTGAAAAAATTTATCACATTGATGACAAAAACAATAATATTTTCTCGTTTATTAGTTTTACAATTTTGGAGTGGAACGAGGGCCACTTTGCGAATTTTCAACAATAAAATTCACCAGACAAGCTGGTGATTTTACCGTTATCTATTTTTTGGAGCATTTGAATGCAAATTGAAAAAAGATATCAGGTTTTTATTAGCTCCACATACCTTGATTTAGAGCTAGAGAGAAATGAGGTGATGCAAGCGCTTTTAGAGCTTGAATGTATGCCTGCAGGTATGGAACTTTTCCCGGCGGCGAATGATACTCAATGGGATTGGATTAAAAAGGTAATACTAGAATCAGATTATTACATTGTTATGGTTGGTGGCCGATATGGCACTATTTCACCAGCTACAGGCTATAGTTACACTGAAATGGAATATCGGTTTGCTTTGGAAAATGATATCCCCACAATTGGTTTTATCAGGAATAAAGCTGAAGAAATTCCTCACAAATTTTGCGAAACTGATACTGAGAAAACAAAGAAATTAGAATCATTTAAAAATTTGGTTAAAACGAAGCTTTGTAAATTTTATGATTCGCCATCAGATTTAGGAGCAAAGGTTAGCAGAAGCATAACGCAATTAAAGAAACAATATCCTGCTGAAGGCTGGGTAAAAGGAAAGGTTTTAAAAGAACTACCATCTTCTGAAGATTTATTCAAACTCAAAAAAGAAAATGATAACCTTAAAAGTCAAATAGCAGAACTAGAGAAGAAAATTGATTCAAAATTCGAAAATTATTCAAGC comes from the Desulforhopalus sp. genome and includes:
- a CDS encoding DUF4062 domain-containing protein; this translates as MQIEKRYQVFISSTYLDLELERNEVMQALLELECMPAGMELFPAANDTQWDWIKKVILESDYYIVMVGGRYGTISPATGYSYTEMEYRFALENDIPTIGFIRNKAEEIPHKFCETDTEKTKKLESFKNLVKTKLCKFYDSPSDLGAKVSRSITQLKKQYPAEGWVKGKVLKELPSSEDLFKLKKENDNLKSQIAELEKKIDSKFENYSSGNDTVDIKFNFIRKKLDPSTGGFKKIGDEIKFSRFTWDQIFYFVGGSIFNKERYLQLKFVELIEEKERIKLEAQYSDERIYDFSVSSSVFRKIIFQLKTLELIHVSDQIGPDEYFGLTKKGHKLLEQLAAIPKGDCKIE